The DNA segment GGCATGCTCGCCGAGACGAACCTCGGCGACTTCGCGGCGACGGTCGCCCCGAAGGCACTCGGCGCCCTGCACCTCCATGAACTGCTCGGGGAAAGGGAGTTGGACGCCTTCGTGCTCTTCTCCTCCATCTCCGGTGTGTGGGGCGGCGGCGGACAAGCGGCGTACTCGGCCGCCAACGCCTTCCTCGACGGCCTGGCGCAGCACCGGCGGGCCCGGGGCCTTGCCGCGACCGCCATCGCCTGGGGACCCTGGGCCGAGGGCGGCATGGTCGCCGACGCAGGCGACGAGGAGCGGCTGCGCCGCCGCGGCCTGACCGCGCTGCGGCCGGAGCGGGCCGTCTCCGCGCTGCACGGCGCACTGAGCGGCGCCGACGGCACGGTCACCGTGGCCGACGTGGACTGGGCCCGGTTCGTCGTCCCGTTCACCGTCGGCAGGCCCAGCGCGCTGCTGGGCGACCTGCCCGAGGTCAGGGACGCCCTCGCGGACCGGCGGCCCGCCGGGCAGAGCACGGAGCCGTCCGCGCTGCGGGAGAAGCTGGCCACCCTGTCCGAGGACGAACGCCGGCGCCTGCTCGTGGACACGGTGTGCGCGCACGCGGCGGCCGTACTCGGCCACAGCGGCGCCACGGCGGTGGAGCCGGACCTGGCGTTCCGGGACCTCGGCTTCGACTCCCTGACCGCGGTGGAGCTGCGCAACCTGCTCACCGCCGACACCGGTCTCACCCTTCCCGCGACCCTGGTCTTCGACCACCCGACCCCCGAGGCGATCGCCCGCCACCTGGACGGCGAACTCACCGGCGGGACAAGCCCGGACGAGGTGTCGGTCTTCAGCGAACTCGACCGGCTGGAGGCGGTGATCGGGACGGCCGCCACCGCCGAGGAGACGGTCCGGTCGGGCGTGCGCAGGCGGCTCCAGGAGCTGCTGGCCCAGATGAACTCCGCCGGCGAGCAGCACACCGGATCGGCCGACGCACAGCGTCAGCTCCAGGACGCGACGGTCGACGACATCTTCGATCTGATCGATCAAGATCTAGAAAATTCCTAGTTCTTGGCGCTCTACCTTTGACGACAGCCGAGGACGGATGAGGCGGATGAGCAGCAACGAAGACAGGCTTCTCGAATATCTCAAGCGCGTCACCGCAGACCTTCGCCAGGTCCGGGAGCGCCTGCGCGAAGTCGAGGAGAAGAACCAGGAACCCATCGCGATCGTCGGTATGGCGTGCCGGTATCCGGGCGGGGTGCGCTCGCCCGAGGACCTGTGGCGGCTGGTGGCCTCCGGCGGCGACGCGGTCGGCGAGTTCCCGGCGGACCGGGGCTGGGACGTGGACGGCCTCTACGACCCGGACCCGCAGGCGTCCGGGAAGACGTACGCGCGGCATGGTGGATTCCTGTACGACGCGGGGGAGTTCGATCCCGCCTTCTTCGGTATCTCGCCGCGTGAGGCCGTGGCGATGGATCCGCAGCAGCGGCTGCTGCTGGAGACGACGTGGGAGACGTTCGAACGGGCCGGTATCGACGCGGAGTCGGTGCGCGGCAGCCGTACCGGAGTCTTCGTCGGCTCCGGGTACCAGGACTACGTCAATCTCCTCGTCGGAGTCGGCGGCGAGTCCGACGGCCACCTCGGGACCGGCAACTCCGCCAGTGTGATGTCCGGCCGCATCTCCTACACCTTCGGTCTTGAGGGTCCGGCGGTCACCGTCGACACGGCGTGCTCGTCCTCGCTGGTCGCCATGCACTGGGCGGTCCAGGCGCTGCGCGGCGGCGAGTGCTCCATGGCCCTGGCCGGCGGCGTGCAGGTGATGACCACCCCCACCCCGTTCGTGGAGTTCAGCCGTCAGCGCGGGCTGTCGCCCGACGGGCGGTGCAAGGCGTTCGGCGCCGGGGCGGACGGCACCGGGTGGGCCGAGGGTGTGGGCATGCTGCTGGTGGAGCGGCTGTCCGACGCCCGCCGCAACGGGCACCGGGTGCTGGCCGTCGTCCGGGGCAGCGCCGTCAACCAGGACGGCGCGTCCAACGGCCTGACCGCGCCCAACGGTCCCGCACAGCAGCGCGTCATCCGCCAGGCCCTGGCCTCGGCCGGACTGTCTCCCGCCCAGATCGACGCCGTGGAGGCACACGGCACGGGCACCACCCTCGGCGACCCGATCGAGGCCCAGGCACTGCTCGCCACCTACGGCCGGGAGCGCCCCGAAGGGCAGCCGTTATGGCTGGGCTCGCTGAAGTCCAACATCGGCCATGCCCAGGCCGCCGCCGGTGTCGGCGGGATCATCAAGATGGTCATGGCGATGCGTCACGGCGTCCTCCCGCGCACTCTGCACGTGGACGAGCCGACCCCGCACGTGGACTGGTCGGCCGGTGACGTACGGCTGCTGACCGAGGCGGTGGACTGGCCGGAGACGGACCGCCCGCGCCGGGCCGCGATCTCGTCCTTCGGGGTCAGCGGCACCAACGCCCACACCATCATCGAACAGGCCCCGGCCCAGGACCCGGCGCCCGCCGCAGGCACCGCCGATGGCCCCCTGGCCTGGGTGCTCTCCGCCAAGAGCGACACGGCGCTGCGGGAGCAGGCCGCCCGGCTGCTGCCCCTCGCCCGCGGCGAGGCCCGGCCGCACGACATCGGGCTGTCGCTGGCCACCACCCGCACGGCCATGCGCCACCGGGCCGCCGTCGTGGGGGAGGACCAGGCCGAACTCCTTCTCGGGCTGGCGGACTTGGTCGCCGGTGCCCCGTCACCGCAGGTCCTGCTGGGCCGCCCGGCCGGTGGCAGGACCGCCTTCCTCTTCTCCGGCCAGGGCTCTCAACGCCTCGCAATGGGACGCGAGTTGTACGCCGCGTTCCCCGTCTTCGCCGCCGCCTGGGACGAGGTGTGCGCACGCCTGGACATGCCGCTCGACGTCGACGCCGAGTCCCTGCATCAGACGGGGTGCACCCAGCCCGCGCTGTTCGCGGTCGAGGTGGCGCTGTTCCGCCTCCTCGAATCCCTGGGCCTGCGACCGGACTTCGTGATGGGCCACTCGGTTGGCGAGGTCGCCGCCGCACACGTGGCCGGCGCGCTCTCCCTGGACGACGCGGCGACACTGGTCCGTGCCCGCGCCACGCTGATGCAGGCACTGCCCACGGACGGCGCGATGGTCGCCGTACAGGCCACCGAAGAGGAGGTCCTGCCCCACCTCACCGACGCCGTGAGCATCGCCGCCGTCAACGGCCCCTCCTCGGTCGTCGTCTCCGGTGACGAGCGGACGGCCCTGGCGATCGCCGCCGACTTCGCCGGGCAGGGCCGCAAGACGTCCCGGCTGAAGGTCAGCCACGCCTTCCACTCGCCGTCGATGGACCCGATGCTGGAGGAGTTCGCCCAGGTCGTCCGCGGCCTGGCCTTCGAGAAGCCCCGGCTGCCCGTCGTCTCCAACCTCACGGGCCGCCCCGTCGAGACCTACACCCCGGAGTACTGGGTCCGGCACGTCCGCGAGGCGGTCCGCTTCGCCGACGGCGTCCGCACCCTGCACGAACTGGGCGTGACCACGTTCGTGGAGGTCGGCCCGGGCGGCGTCCTGAGCGGTATGGCGCGGGACTGCCTGGACGAGGCCGTCACCGTACCGGTCCTGCGCGGCGAGCGTCCGGAGCGGCAGGCGCTCGTGACCGCCGTGGCCCAACTGCACACGTACGGCGTGGCGGTGGACTGGAGCGCGTTCTTCGCGGGCGCGCGCACGACCGATCTGCCGACGTACGCGTTCCAGCACGAGCGGTACTGGGTCGAAGCCCCCCAGAGCGCGGCCGGCACGGCGGTGGACCCGGTGGACGCGGAGTTCTGGGACACCGTGGAGCGGGAGGACCTGCCCGCCCTCGCGGAGACCCTGCACATCGACGCGGGCGACACCTTCGGCGACGTACTGCCGAGGCTCTCGTCCTGGCGGCGGCAGCGCAAAGAGCAGTCCGCCGTGGACCGTTGGCGCTATCGCGAGTCGTGGCAGCGCCTCGGCGAACCCGCCCCGACCGGAACCGGCGGCACCTGGCTGCTGGCCGTTCCCGAGGAGGCGGACGAGCGGACCGACGCGGTGCGTGCCGCGCTCGCCGCCCGGGGCGCCACGCTCAGGACGCTGATCGTCGGCGCGGCGAGCGACCGCGCCACCCTGACCGGGGAACTGACCGGGGAACTGGCCGGGACCGGACCGGTCGACGGCGTGCTCTCGCTGCTCCTCACCGGCGACCCGGCGCTCCCCACCCTGCGGCTCCTCCAGGCCCTGGGCGACGCGGGCGTCGACGCCCCGCTGTGGTGCCTGACCTCGGGCGCGGTGGCCGTGAACGGTTCAGACGCCGTACGCGAACCCCGGCACGCCCAGGTCTGGGGGCTGGGCCGCACCGCCGCCCTGGAACTGCCCCGCCGCTGGGGCGGCCTGATCGACCTGCCGGAGACCCTCGACGACCGGACCGCCACCCGCCTGGCCGACGTACTGGGGCAGGCGCTGACGGGCCGGCCGGCGGAGGACCAGCTCGCGCTCCGCACCTCCGGTGTCTTCGCCCGGCGGCTCGTCCACGCACCGGCACGCGCCGCCGGCCGCCGCTGGCGATCGCGCGGCACCGTCCTCGTCACCGGCGGCACCGGCGCTCTCGGCGGCCACGTCGCCCGCTGGCTCGCCCGAGGCGGCGCCGAACACCTCGTCCTCACCAGCCGCCGGGGCGCCGACGCGCCGGGCGCCGCCGCGCTGCGCGACGAACTGGCCGCCCTCGGCACCCAGGTCACCCTCGCCGCCTGCGACCTCGCCGACCGGGACGCCGTCGCGGCCCTGCTCGCCGAGCACACCCTCACCGCCGTCGTGCACGCCGCCGGGGTCGCCGACCCCGGCATGCTGGACGCCACCACCCCGGACGCCTTCGCCGCCGCGCTCGCCGCCAAGGCGGACGGCGCGGCACACCTGGACGAACTGCTCGGCGACCAGGAGCTGGACGCCTTCGTGCTGTTCTCCTCCATCTCCGGCGTCTGGGGCAGCGGCGGCCAGGCCGCCTACGCGGCCGGCAACGCCTTCCTCGACGCCCTCGCCCGGTGCCGCCGCGACCGGGGCCGCACCGCGACCGCCGTCTCCTGGGGCCCGTGGGCCGACGGCGGCATGGTCGAGGACGGCGACGACGAGGAGCGGCTGCGCCGCCGCGGCCTGTGCGCGATGCCTCCCGCCGCCGCGATCGGCGCCCTCCAGCGCGCGCTCGACGGGGACGAGACCCTGGTGACCGTGGCCGACGTGGACTGGGCGCGGTTCATCGTGCCGTTCACCCTCGGCCGCCCCAGCCCGCTGCTCGGCGACCTCCCCGAGGTCCGCGACGCGCTCACCGAGGAAGCCCCCGAGGCGGGCCCCGGCACCGGCGCCCTCGCCGAGAGCCTCGCCGGACTGTCGGCAAAGGACCGCGCCCGCGCCCTCGTGGACCTCGTACGCACCCACGCCGCCACCGTGCTCGGCCACCGCACCGCGGGCGCCGTCGAGGCGGACCGGCCCTTCCGGGACCTCGGCTTCGACTCCCTGACCGCGGTGGAACTGCGCAACCGGATCAACGAGGCCACCGGCCTCACCCTGCCCACCACCCTGGTCTTCGACCACCCCACGGCCGCGGACCTCGCCGACCGCCTGCTCGCCGAACTCACCGGCGGCCAGGACGACACGGCCACCGCGGCGGCGGCCGCCGCCGTGCTGGACGAACCGATCGCCATCGTCGGCATGGCCTGCCGCTACCCCGGCGGCGTCCGCTCCCCCGAGGACCTGTGGGAACTGGTCGCCGACGGCCGCGACGCGATCACCCGCTTCCCCGGCAACCGCGGCTGGGACATCGACGCCCTCTACCACCCGGACCCCGACCACTCCGGTACGACGTACACCACCCAGGGCGGATTCCTGCACGACGCGGACGAGTTCGACCCCGCGCTCTTCGGCATCAGCCCCCGCGAGGCCGTCGCCATGGACCCGCAGCAGCGGCTGCTGCTGGAGACCGCGTGGGAGGTCTTCGAACGCGCCGGGATCGCACCCGACACGATGCGCGCCAGCGCCACGGGCGTCTTCGTCGGCTCCGGCTACCAGGACTACACCGGCCGCCCGCTCAAGGTGCCCGACGGCGTCGAGGGCTACCTGCCCAGCGGCAACGCGGCCAGCGTGATCTCCGGGCGGCTCTCCTACACCTTCGGCCTGCACGGTCCGTCGGTCACCGTCGACACCGCCTGCTCGTCCTCGCTGACCGCCCTCCACCTCGCCGTAGGGGCACTGCGGGGCGGCGAGTGCGCCATGGCACTGGCCGGCGGTGTGATGGTGATGGCCGGACCGTCCGCGTTCACCATGTCCAGCCGGCAGCGCGCACTGTCCGCCGACGGCCGCTGCAAGGCGTTCTCCTCGTCCGCCGACGGCACCGGCTTCGCCGAGGGCGTGGGCCTGGTCCTGGTGGAGCGGCTGTCCGACGCCCACCGCAACGGACACGAGGTGCTGGCCGTCGTACGCGGCAGTGCCATCAACCAGGACGGCGCGTCCAACGGCCTGACCGCGCCCAGCGGCAGGGCCCAGCAGCAGGTCATCCGGCAGGCACTGGCCAACGCCCGGCTCGCCCCGGACGAGGTGGACGCCGTGGAGGGCCACGGCACCGGCACCCGGCTCGGCGACCCGATCGAGGCGCAGGCCCTGCTGGCCACGTACGGCAAGAAACGCGACGCGGACCGGCCGCTGTGGCTCGGCTCGCTGAAGTCCAACATCGGCCACGCGCAGGCGGCCGCGGGCGTCGGCGGTGTCATCAAGATGGTCATGGCGATGCGCAACGGCGTCCTCCCGCGGACCCTGCACGTCGACGAACCGACCCCGGACGTCGACTGGTCCGGCGGCCAGGTACGCCTGCTCACCGAACAGACCCCCTGGCCCGAGCGGCAGGGACCCCGGCGCGCGGCCGTCTCCTCCTTCGGGATGAGCGGCACCAATGTGCACACCATCATCGAAGCGGCCCCCCGGCCCGCGCCCGCCGCGGCCGGCGAACGGCCCCCCGCCCCCCGAGCCACGCCCGAGCAACTCCCCGCGGAACACACCGAGCCCGCCGGCGCCGTCCCGCCCCCGGAGGTCTACCCCTGGGCCCTGTCCGCCAAGACCGCCGGCTCCCTGCGCGAGCAGGCCCGCCGGCTCCTGGCCCGCCTCGACCGCGACGAAGGGCTGTCCCTGCCCGACACCGGCCGCGCCCTCGTCACCACCCGGACCCGGCTGGACCAGCGGGCCGTGGTCGTCGGCCGCGACCGGCACGACCTGCGGACCGGACTCGCCGCGCTCGCCGCCGGCACCCCCGCCGACCACGTGGTCCAGGGCACCGCCACGGCTGCCGGCAAGGTCGCCTTCGTCTTCCCCGGCCACGGCTCGCAGTGGACGGAGATGGCCCGCGAACTCCTCGACACCTCCCCGGTCTTCGCCGAGCAGGCGACGGCCTGCGCCGAGGCGTTCGCCCCCTACCTCGACTGGTCCCTGCTCGACGTGCTGCGCGCCGCACCGGGCGCACCGGGCCTCGCCGAGGTGGAGGTCGCCCAGCCCGCGCTGTTCACCGTGATGGTGTCGCTGGCCGCGCTGTGGCGCTCGTACGGAGTGACACCCGCCGCCGTCGTCGGCCACTCGCAGGGCGAGGTCGCCGCCGCGTACGTCGCGGGCGCGCTCACCCTGGACGACGCGGCCCGGATCGTGGCCCTGCGCAGCCGCAGCCTGACCAAGCTCATCGGCAAGGGCGCGATGCTCGCCGTCGCCCTGCCCGCCGACCGGGTGCGCGCCCGTCTGGAGAAGTACGGCGACCGGCTGTCGGTCGCCGCCGTGAACGGGCCCGCCGCCCTGACCGTCTCCGGAGAACCCGACGCCGTCGACGCCCTCCTCGCGGAGCTCGAAGCCGAGGGCGTGCGGGTGCGCAAGGTCCGCGGCGCCACCGGCGCCGGGCACTCCGCCCAGGTCGAGAGCCTGCGCGAGGAGATGCTCGACCTGCTGGCCCCGGTCACCCCGGCCAGCGCGGACATCCCCTTCTACTCCACCCTGACCTGCGCCCCGCAGGACACCACCGCCCTGGACGCCGGGTACTGGTACCGCAACGCGCGCCACACGGTGGAGTTCGAGGGGACCGTGCGCGCGCTCCTGGCCGACGGGCACGGCGTGTTCGTCGAATGCAGCCCGCACCCGCTGCTCGCCGACGCGGTGCAGGAGATCGCGGAGGACGCCGAGACGGAGGCCGTCACCGGCGCCTCGCTGCGCCGGGACCGGGGAGGCATGGACCGCTTCCTGCGCTCCGTGTCCGAACTGCACGTCAGCGGCGTGCCCGTGGACCTGACGGTGCCCTTCGCCGGGCATCCGGTACGGCGCGTGGACCTGCCGACGTACGCGTTCCAGCGGCGCCGGTACTGGCTGGACAGCGCCGACCCCGCCCCCGCGGGCACCGATCCGGTCGAGGCCGGGTTCTGGGAACTCGTGGAGAACGCGGACGCCGCCGGGCTCACCGACCGGTTCGGGACACAGGACGCCGCCCTCGTCGCGCCCGCGCTGCCGGTCCTGGCCGCGTGGCGGCGGCGCGGCCGCGAGAAGTCCACGGTGGACGGCTGGCGCTACCGCGTCTCCTTCCGGCGGCTGGCCGACGACCCGGCCCCCGGTCTCGACGGCCTGTGGCTCGCCGTCCTGCCCGCCGGTCTGGCGGACGGACAGTGGCCGCCCTGCGTCGTCGGCGTGCTCGGCGCCCACGGCGCCAAGGTGCGCGTCGTGGAGATCCCCGTCGACAGCGACCGCGCCCGGACGGCGCGGCTGCTCGCCGAGGAACTCGGCGGCGAACAGCCCGCCGGTGTCCTCTCCTTGCTGGGCCTCGCCCCCGGCACCCACCCGGACCACCCCGCGCTGTCCGCGAGCCTCGCCACCACCGTCACCCTCGTGCAGGCACTGGGCGACCTGGACGTCCGGGCACCCCTGTGGTGCGCGACCCGCGGCGCCGTCTCCACCGGGCCCGGCGACCCGCTGCACGACGTCGGCCAGGCCCAGCTGTGGGGCCTGGGCATCGTCGCCGCACTCGAACTGCCCCGGCGCTGGGGCGGCCTGGTCGACCTGCCCGAGACGGTGGACAAGCACACGCTGCGCCGACTGGCCGGAGTGCTGGCCCAGCACGACGAGGACCAGCTCGCCGTACGCGCCGACGGCGTGTACGGCCGGCGCCTGGTCCGGGCCCGGCCCGCCGGTCCGGAGCCGGCCACGCCGTGGCAGCCGCGCGGCACCGTCCTCATCACCGGCGGCACCGGCGGTGTGGGCCGCCACCTCGCCCGCTGGCTCGCCGGTGCGGGCGCCCGGCACCTGGTGCTCACCAGCAGGCGCGGACCCGACGCCCCCGGCGCGCGCGAACTGCACGCCGAGCTGACCGCCCTCGGCGTCGAAGTGACCATCGCCGCCTGCGACATCGCCGACCGTGCCGCGCTCGCCCGGCTGCTCGCCGGCATCGAGTCCCGGCATCCGCTCACCGCGGTGCTGCACGCCGCCGGCACGGCACGCTCCTCCCTGCTGGCCGACGCCGACCTCCAGGAGTTCGCCGACGCCGCGGCCGCCAAGGTCACCGGCGCCGTCCACCTGGACGAACTCCTCGACGGCCGCGCACTGGACGCGTTCGTCCTCTTCGCCTCCGGCGCGGGCGTCTGGGGCAGCGGCGGCCAGGGCTCCTACGCCGGCGCCAACGCCTTCCTCGACGCCCTCGCCCTGCGACGCCGGGCCCGCGGCCTGACCGCGACCTCGGTCGCCTGGGGCGGCTGGGCCGACGGCGGCATGGTCGACGACGCGGTACGGGAACGCGGCGAGCGGCGGGGCCTCGGCGTCATGCCCCCCGAACTCGCGATCACCGCCCTGCGCCAGGCCGTCGAGCACGACGAGGCCACCCTCACCGTCGCCCCGATCGACTGGGCGAAGTTCCTGCCCGCCTTCACCGTGGGGCGGCCCAGCCCGCTGCTGGCCGAACTGCCCGACGTACAACGGCTCCTGGAGGCCGAGCGGGACGAGGAGGAGGAGAGCGGCGCCGGAGCGGAACTGGCCACCGAACTGGCCCGGCTCGACCCGGCCGAGCGGGAGGAGAGGCTCCTGGAGCACATCCGCGCGCAGAGCGCCGTGGTCCTCGGACACGCCTCCGCCGAGGACGTCCTGCCCACCGCGCACTTCCTGGAACTCGGCTTCGACTCGCTCACCGCGATCGACCTGCGCCGTCGCCTGTCGGCCGCCACCGGTCTGCGGCTGCCCGCCGGACTGGCCTTCGACCACCCCACCCCCGCCCGGCTCGCCCGGCACCTGCTGACCCTCCTCCAGGGCGCCGCCGGCGGGGCGCAGGAGCGGCCCACCGACATGCTGGTCCAGCTCTACCGGCACGCCAGCCGGACCGGTACGGCCGCCGAGGCCATGGGGATGCTGATGGAGGCGGCCCGCTTCCGGCCCTCCTTCGAAAAGCCCGAGGACCTGGAGCAACTCCCGGCCCCCGTACGGCTGTCCCAGGGCGACGACCTGCCGTACGCGGTGATGTGCTTCTCGCCGTACGTCGTACCGGCCGGAGCCCATCAGTACGCGCGGTTCGCGGCGCCCTTCCGCGACCGCCTCGACCTGTGGGCGCTGGTCAACCCCGGCTACGAGAAGGACGAACCGGTCCCCGCCGACCCGGACGCCGTGCTCCGGCTGCACGCCCGGACCGTACGCGCGTGCGCCGGCGGCAAGCCCGTGGTCCTGCTCGGCTACTCCTCGGGCGGCTGGCTCGCCCACGGCGTCGCCGCGCACCTGGAGGCCATGGGGGAGCGGCCCGCGGCCGTGGTCATGATCGACAGCTTCAGCCGCGCGATCCCCTTCGACCCCCAGGTGCTCAACGCGATGGCCCAGGCGCAGTCGGAGCGCCTGGACTTCATGAGGTCCGGCGGCGAGCAACTCACCGCTATGGGCCGCTACATGCGCCTCTTCGACGACTGGGCCGCGCCCGAGATCACCGCCCCGACCCTCCTGGTGCGGGCGAGCGAACCCGTACCGGCCGCCGCCGCGGACGGCGGCGGGCGCGCGGCGCCGCCCGAGCACGTGGACACGACTATCGAGGTCACCGGAGACCACTACTCGATGCTGGAGGACCACGCCGGCGCCACCGCCGCGGCCGTGGACTCCTGGCTGGCGGACGTCGTCACCG comes from the Streptomyces sp. SUK 48 genome and includes:
- a CDS encoding type I polyketide synthase, which translates into the protein MSSNEDRLLEYLKRVTADLRQVRERLREVEEKNQEPIAIVGMACRYPGGVRSPEDLWRLVASGGDAVGEFPADRGWDVDGLYDPDPQASGKTYARHGGFLYDAGEFDPAFFGISPREAVAMDPQQRLLLETTWETFERAGIDAESVRGSRTGVFVGSGYQDYVNLLVGVGGESDGHLGTGNSASVMSGRISYTFGLEGPAVTVDTACSSSLVAMHWAVQALRGGECSMALAGGVQVMTTPTPFVEFSRQRGLSPDGRCKAFGAGADGTGWAEGVGMLLVERLSDARRNGHRVLAVVRGSAVNQDGASNGLTAPNGPAQQRVIRQALASAGLSPAQIDAVEAHGTGTTLGDPIEAQALLATYGRERPEGQPLWLGSLKSNIGHAQAAAGVGGIIKMVMAMRHGVLPRTLHVDEPTPHVDWSAGDVRLLTEAVDWPETDRPRRAAISSFGVSGTNAHTIIEQAPAQDPAPAAGTADGPLAWVLSAKSDTALREQAARLLPLARGEARPHDIGLSLATTRTAMRHRAAVVGEDQAELLLGLADLVAGAPSPQVLLGRPAGGRTAFLFSGQGSQRLAMGRELYAAFPVFAAAWDEVCARLDMPLDVDAESLHQTGCTQPALFAVEVALFRLLESLGLRPDFVMGHSVGEVAAAHVAGALSLDDAATLVRARATLMQALPTDGAMVAVQATEEEVLPHLTDAVSIAAVNGPSSVVVSGDERTALAIAADFAGQGRKTSRLKVSHAFHSPSMDPMLEEFAQVVRGLAFEKPRLPVVSNLTGRPVETYTPEYWVRHVREAVRFADGVRTLHELGVTTFVEVGPGGVLSGMARDCLDEAVTVPVLRGERPERQALVTAVAQLHTYGVAVDWSAFFAGARTTDLPTYAFQHERYWVEAPQSAAGTAVDPVDAEFWDTVEREDLPALAETLHIDAGDTFGDVLPRLSSWRRQRKEQSAVDRWRYRESWQRLGEPAPTGTGGTWLLAVPEEADERTDAVRAALAARGATLRTLIVGAASDRATLTGELTGELAGTGPVDGVLSLLLTGDPALPTLRLLQALGDAGVDAPLWCLTSGAVAVNGSDAVREPRHAQVWGLGRTAALELPRRWGGLIDLPETLDDRTATRLADVLGQALTGRPAEDQLALRTSGVFARRLVHAPARAAGRRWRSRGTVLVTGGTGALGGHVARWLARGGAEHLVLTSRRGADAPGAAALRDELAALGTQVTLAACDLADRDAVAALLAEHTLTAVVHAAGVADPGMLDATTPDAFAAALAAKADGAAHLDELLGDQELDAFVLFSSISGVWGSGGQAAYAAGNAFLDALARCRRDRGRTATAVSWGPWADGGMVEDGDDEERLRRRGLCAMPPAAAIGALQRALDGDETLVTVADVDWARFIVPFTLGRPSPLLGDLPEVRDALTEEAPEAGPGTGALAESLAGLSAKDRARALVDLVRTHAATVLGHRTAGAVEADRPFRDLGFDSLTAVELRNRINEATGLTLPTTLVFDHPTAADLADRLLAELTGGQDDTATAAAAAAVLDEPIAIVGMACRYPGGVRSPEDLWELVADGRDAITRFPGNRGWDIDALYHPDPDHSGTTYTTQGGFLHDADEFDPALFGISPREAVAMDPQQRLLLETAWEVFERAGIAPDTMRASATGVFVGSGYQDYTGRPLKVPDGVEGYLPSGNAASVISGRLSYTFGLHGPSVTVDTACSSSLTALHLAVGALRGGECAMALAGGVMVMAGPSAFTMSSRQRALSADGRCKAFSSSADGTGFAEGVGLVLVERLSDAHRNGHEVLAVVRGSAINQDGASNGLTAPSGRAQQQVIRQALANARLAPDEVDAVEGHGTGTRLGDPIEAQALLATYGKKRDADRPLWLGSLKSNIGHAQAAAGVGGVIKMVMAMRNGVLPRTLHVDEPTPDVDWSGGQVRLLTEQTPWPERQGPRRAAVSSFGMSGTNVHTIIEAAPRPAPAAAGERPPAPRATPEQLPAEHTEPAGAVPPPEVYPWALSAKTAGSLREQARRLLARLDRDEGLSLPDTGRALVTTRTRLDQRAVVVGRDRHDLRTGLAALAAGTPADHVVQGTATAAGKVAFVFPGHGSQWTEMARELLDTSPVFAEQATACAEAFAPYLDWSLLDVLRAAPGAPGLAEVEVAQPALFTVMVSLAALWRSYGVTPAAVVGHSQGEVAAAYVAGALTLDDAARIVALRSRSLTKLIGKGAMLAVALPADRVRARLEKYGDRLSVAAVNGPAALTVSGEPDAVDALLAELEAEGVRVRKVRGATGAGHSAQVESLREEMLDLLAPVTPASADIPFYSTLTCAPQDTTALDAGYWYRNARHTVEFEGTVRALLADGHGVFVECSPHPLLADAVQEIAEDAETEAVTGASLRRDRGGMDRFLRSVSELHVSGVPVDLTVPFAGHPVRRVDLPTYAFQRRRYWLDSADPAPAGTDPVEAGFWELVENADAAGLTDRFGTQDAALVAPALPVLAAWRRRGREKSTVDGWRYRVSFRRLADDPAPGLDGLWLAVLPAGLADGQWPPCVVGVLGAHGAKVRVVEIPVDSDRARTARLLAEELGGEQPAGVLSLLGLAPGTHPDHPALSASLATTVTLVQALGDLDVRAPLWCATRGAVSTGPGDPLHDVGQAQLWGLGIVAALELPRRWGGLVDLPETVDKHTLRRLAGVLAQHDEDQLAVRADGVYGRRLVRARPAGPEPATPWQPRGTVLITGGTGGVGRHLARWLAGAGARHLVLTSRRGPDAPGARELHAELTALGVEVTIAACDIADRAALARLLAGIESRHPLTAVLHAAGTARSSLLADADLQEFADAAAAKVTGAVHLDELLDGRALDAFVLFASGAGVWGSGGQGSYAGANAFLDALALRRRARGLTATSVAWGGWADGGMVDDAVRERGERRGLGVMPPELAITALRQAVEHDEATLTVAPIDWAKFLPAFTVGRPSPLLAELPDVQRLLEAERDEEEESGAGAELATELARLDPAEREERLLEHIRAQSAVVLGHASAEDVLPTAHFLELGFDSLTAIDLRRRLSAATGLRLPAGLAFDHPTPARLARHLLTLLQGAAGGAQERPTDMLVQLYRHASRTGTAAEAMGMLMEAARFRPSFEKPEDLEQLPAPVRLSQGDDLPYAVMCFSPYVVPAGAHQYARFAAPFRDRLDLWALVNPGYEKDEPVPADPDAVLRLHARTVRACAGGKPVVLLGYSSGGWLAHGVAAHLEAMGERPAAVVMIDSFSRAIPFDPQVLNAMAQAQSERLDFMRSGGEQLTAMGRYMRLFDDWAAPEITAPTLLVRASEPVPAAAADGGGRAAPPEHVDTTIEVTGDHYSMLEDHAGATAAAVDSWLADVVTDAHRPAAAENTTTTA